Proteins from a single region of Cydia amplana chromosome 17, ilCydAmpl1.1, whole genome shotgun sequence:
- the LOC134655947 gene encoding RAB6A-GEF complex partner protein 2, whose product MIELSAKLTTGTVYLAGEALECCITFCHTTQPEHRNSQSHSDILENLAWGSAQIHCFYSTSGSMAEKTPTVEKTTSLEVTSCDIGDVTFHTKPKILFCDLTIPLGETKTFWYRESLPIEAPPSYRGTTVKYSYKVTIATQKVGSHIKMVRIPFRVLPISPIMNMQDLAALCGNETTEELQPTNPFSEERKVETPLTMALQVLQNLTARRSPNSYMITNSRGKVGRFCLFKSAYKLGEDIVGTFDFSVGTVTCMQVSVSLQPEEIVKSSPAKANNNKDTTSRSMTVARYHEVTLGLTHSELILPIPLHITPAFEVDEVTLKWRLHFEFVTTNEKLLPNPEDKDWNAPLNVPIETMVWNLPVKIYSTLPKQITQHVVGNDAYTMHIK is encoded by the exons ATGATTGAGCTTTCAGCCAAGTTAACAACTGGCACAGTTTACTTAGCTGGTGAGGCTCTAGAGTGTTGTATTACATTTTGTCATACAACACAACCAGAACACAGAAATTCCCAAAGCCACAg TGATATTTTAGAGAACTTAGCATGGGGTTCCGCACAGATCCACTGTTTCTATTCCACATCAGGGAGCATGGCTGAAAAAACACCTACTGTCGAGAAGACTACATCTTTGGAGGTGACTTCATGTGACATTGGTGATGTGACATTTCATACTAAACCAAAGATATTATTCTGCGACTTGACTATTCCTCTTGGGGAGACTAAAACAT TTTGGTACAGAGAATCATTACCAATTGAAGCACCACCATCTTACCGTGGCACAACAGTGAAATACTCCTACAAAGTCACAATAGCCACTCAAAAAGTGGGCTCTCACATCAAAATGGTCCGGATACCTTTCCGAGTGCTACCTATTAGTCCAATAATGAACATGCAAGACCTGGCCGCACTGTGTGGGAATGAGACAACTGAGGAGCTGCAGCCAACAAACCCATTCTCTGAAGAGAGGAAGGTAGAGACACCACTGACTATGGCTCTGCAAGTATTGCAG AATCTCACAGCCCGAAGAAGCCCTAATTCATACATGATTACCAACTCCAGAGGTAAAGTGGGAAGATTCTGCCTGTTCAAGTCAGCGTACAAACTGGGTGAAGATATTGTTGGGACCTTTGATTTCTCCGTCGGAACTGTCACTTGTATGCAG GTATCAGTGTCTCTGCAGCCTGAAGAAATAGTTAAATCGTCACCAGCTAAAGCTAACAATAACAAAGACACCACCAGCAGGTCAATGACCGTGGCAAGATACCATGAAGTAACCTTAGGTCTCACCCATTCAGAATTAATATTACCCATTCCATTGCACATCACTCCTGCTTTCGAGGTTGATGAAG TAACACTAAAATGGCGTCTCCACTTCGAGTTTGTAACCACAAATGAAAAGCTCCTTCCCAATCCCGAAGATAAGGATTGGAATGCGCCCTTGAATGTGCCCATTGAAACTATGGTCTGGAATCTCCCTGTCAAGATATATTCTACTTTGCCCAAACAGATCACACAGCATGTGGTGGGCAATGATGCTTACACAATGCacataaaataa
- the LOC134655689 gene encoding uncharacterized protein LOC134655689 isoform X2, with the protein MIISDGINHTKLQSIIVGELKKAGLKHRLKKIILKNVKEHKTVFGAPLAKVPSGSVICCGSNLCVPLVVNEMSAVLRTNAHIEGLFRKAGSQTRQKDIKRLLDAGGCVSEGHHPVDVASVLKLYLRCLPEPLISAEVQDLLLRCRVTAGDDALKPLLHTLLLLPVLHVHLLHYIMELLNYIASRHKENLMDSSNLAIVMAPSIMPLPAASSAQRLEHHVALVKIFIENSQHIGLLTDDLMSQLDDDTEAHLAKRKKRRSMLSGLRKMVSGGVNTPATVCENGKTPILSKSASKRKFDSYEGLSAKTKKEIKKNLPQKELSFTPMKMGITERKRIRLSLMDARSTPVINSNMKNSETSASSEDLLTSSERLFSAHDTIDLSPDQKPDKDYVRISKQEYEEIKSRVSAIENRLSREFTDVIPRVEPLQQVQSVYEQTLEEVAMLNCPTSDHLARRLSKELKIRPNEQAKVIRSPSARKIGSIRRRSKENIPKITRHKSWNASVASQASQIADRFYPYVGLIRRDRTSTAKPDLAAPKTPKSNESNASLSDKSLTDSSQKYQSRKRISLNSDYNLDKSFKRGPTRRSLNVTINSWDATASDNSTNNTLNSTEKSNTSMNQSGVYQNVTTRNLKKFTKSPSNSQQKWRSAAAFFMDKTGEMDSTGLSGRPSVNKLRKQNAGAVLAKAKLFESGSDKSSGRSDKNSHSGFARRPRVNVNQLNKQPKLIAHVRPKVQSNVTEGSAPGIPIRTHRNVDVPPNVPPKSHRQYGSQSKDTVDTFHLSRKTTAPIRKVSPQPLPVKTTPFMTPALRKPLCTPRSLRTPTCSSDLKKANTPLKAIHIISPRRRSPRQKLLRAYTQQAN; encoded by the exons atgattATATCAGATGGGATTAATCATACTAAATTACAATCAATAATAGTTGGTGAACTGAAGAAGGCTGGATTAAAGCACAGGCTAAAGAAAATCATATTGAAAAATGTTAAG GAACACAAAACGGTATTCGGAGCTCCTTTGGCAAAAGTGCCATCGGGCAGTGTTATTTGCTGTGGGAGTAATTTGTGTGTACCGCTAGTGGTAAACGAAATGTCAGCAGTTCTTCGTACTAACGCCCATATCGAGGGCCTATTTCGTAAAGCGGGGTCTCAAACTCGCCAAAAGGATATAAAG CGACTCTTAGATGCCGGTGGGTGTGTATCAGAAGGACATCATCCGGTTGATGTGGCGAGTGTACTGAAGCTCTACTTGCGCTGTTTACCAGAGCCACTGATCAGTGCAGAAGTGCAAGACTTACTCCTACGCTGTAGGGTCACAGCTGGTGATGATGCCTTGAAACCGCTCCTGCACACATTGCTGCTGTTACCTGTATTACATGTTCACCTGCTGCATTACATTATGGAG CTGCTCAACTATATTGCATCGCGGCACAAAGAGAACTTGATGGATTCTTCCAACCTGGCGATAGTGATGGCTCCTAGCATTATGCCTTTACCTGCTGCCTCGTCTGCTCAGAGATTGGAGCACCATGTTGCTTTAGTCAAG ataTTTATAGAAAACTCTCAACATATTGGTCTTTTGACTGATGACCTTATGTCACAGTTAGATGATGACACAGAAGCGcatttagcaaaaagaaagaagaGACGAA GCATGTTGAGTGGGCTGCGTAAGATGGTGTCCGGAGGAGTGAATACACCAGCTACTGTGTGCGAGAATGGCAAGACTCCTATATTGAGCAAGTCGGCGTCCAAACGAAAATTTGATAGCTATGAGGGACTTTCAGCTAAAACCAA AAAAGAGATAAAGAAGAATCTCCCTCAGAAAGAACTATCATTTACTCCAATGAAAAT GGGCATCACCGAAAGGAAGAGAATAAGGCTGAGTTTAATGGATGCAAGAAGCACCCCAGTAATTAATTCCAATATGAAAAATTCCGAAACAAGTGCCAGCAGTGAAGACCTGCTCACTTCCTCTGAACGTTTGTTCAGTGCTCACGACACTATCGACCTTTCACCAGACCAGAAACCTGACAAAGACTATGTCAGAATATCTAAACAGGAATATGAAGAAATCAAAAGTCGAGTATCCGCCATTGAGAATAGACTGTCTAGAGAATTCACTGATGTCATACCTAGAGTCGAGCCGTTGCAACAAGTACAGAGTGTCTACGAGCAAACTTTGGAGGAAGTAGCGATGCTTAACTGTCCAACGTCAGATCATTTAGCAAGACGTTTAAGTAAGGAATTAAAAATACGACCCAATGAACAGGCAAAGGTAATAAGATCTCCGAGCGCCCGGAAAATCGGCTCTATACGACGCCGATCTAAAGAGAACATTCCAAAAATTACTAGGCATAAGTCATGGAACGCTTCTGTGGCGTCACAAGCTAGTCAAATCGCAGATAGATTTTATCCTTACGTGGGACTGATTCGTCGGGATCGTACCAGTACGGCCAAACCAGACTTAGCTGCACCAAAGACACCAAAGTCTAATGAGAGCAATGCCTCACTATCAGACAAATCGCTCACTGATTCTAGTCAAAAGTATCAGTCGCGTAAACGAATAAGTCTCAACTCTGATTATAATCTAGATAAATCATTTAAGAGAGGTCCAACGCGCAGATCTCTGAATGTTACTATTAATAGCTGGGACGCAACAGCGTCAGACAACTCTACAAATAACACTCTGAATTCAACTGAAAAATCGAATACCTCAATGAATCAATCTGGCGTTTACCAAAACGTTACAACGCGAAATCTCAAAAAATTCACAAAGAGTCCTTCTAATTCACAACAGAAGTGGCGGAGTGCTGCAGCTTTCTTTATGGATAAGACAGGCGAGATGGACAGCACAGGTCTCTCTGGTAGGCCTTCGGTTAATAAACTGAGGAAACAGAATGCAGGTGCAGTTTTGGCCAAGGCCAAACTCTTTGAATCTGGATCTGACAAATCATCAGGACGGAGCGATAAAAACTCGCATTCTGGCTTTGCAAGGAGACCTCGGGTCAATGTTAATCAATTGAATAAGCAGCCGAAGTTAATAGCTCATGTTAGACCAAAAGTGCAATCAAATGTAACTGAAGGCTCTGCTCCTGGTATTCCTATTCGAACTCACCGAAATGTAGATGTTCCTCCAAACGTGCCTCCGAAATCTCACCGCCAATATGGGAGCCAAAGTAAAGATACAGTTGATACTTTTCATTTGAGTAGAAAGACTACAGCCCCTATAAGAAAAGTATCCCCACAACCTTTACCTGTAAAAACTACTCCGTTCATGACCCCTGCCTTGAGGAAGCCTCTCTGTACACCAAGAAGTTTAAGGACACCTACATGTTCTAGCGATCTCAAAAAAGCGAATACCCCACTCAAAGCGATACACATAATATCGCCTCGAAGACGGTCTCCGCGTCAAAAACTGTTGCGAGCGTACACCCAACAAGCAAACTGA
- the LOC134655689 gene encoding uncharacterized protein LOC134655689 isoform X1: MIISDGINHTKLQSIIVGELKKAGLKHRLKKIILKNVKEHKTVFGAPLAKVPSGSVICCGSNLCVPLVVNEMSAVLRTNAHIEGLFRKAGSQTRQKDIKRLLDAGGCVSEGHHPVDVASVLKLYLRCLPEPLISAEVQDLLLRCRVTAGDDALKPLLHTLLLLPVLHVHLLHYIMELLNYIASRHKENLMDSSNLAIVMAPSIMPLPAASSAQRLEHHVALVKIFIENSQHIGLLTDDLMSQLDDDTEAHLAKRKKRRSGSLNRMLSGLRKMVSGGVNTPATVCENGKTPILSKSASKRKFDSYEGLSAKTKKEIKKNLPQKELSFTPMKMGITERKRIRLSLMDARSTPVINSNMKNSETSASSEDLLTSSERLFSAHDTIDLSPDQKPDKDYVRISKQEYEEIKSRVSAIENRLSREFTDVIPRVEPLQQVQSVYEQTLEEVAMLNCPTSDHLARRLSKELKIRPNEQAKVIRSPSARKIGSIRRRSKENIPKITRHKSWNASVASQASQIADRFYPYVGLIRRDRTSTAKPDLAAPKTPKSNESNASLSDKSLTDSSQKYQSRKRISLNSDYNLDKSFKRGPTRRSLNVTINSWDATASDNSTNNTLNSTEKSNTSMNQSGVYQNVTTRNLKKFTKSPSNSQQKWRSAAAFFMDKTGEMDSTGLSGRPSVNKLRKQNAGAVLAKAKLFESGSDKSSGRSDKNSHSGFARRPRVNVNQLNKQPKLIAHVRPKVQSNVTEGSAPGIPIRTHRNVDVPPNVPPKSHRQYGSQSKDTVDTFHLSRKTTAPIRKVSPQPLPVKTTPFMTPALRKPLCTPRSLRTPTCSSDLKKANTPLKAIHIISPRRRSPRQKLLRAYTQQAN, from the exons atgattATATCAGATGGGATTAATCATACTAAATTACAATCAATAATAGTTGGTGAACTGAAGAAGGCTGGATTAAAGCACAGGCTAAAGAAAATCATATTGAAAAATGTTAAG GAACACAAAACGGTATTCGGAGCTCCTTTGGCAAAAGTGCCATCGGGCAGTGTTATTTGCTGTGGGAGTAATTTGTGTGTACCGCTAGTGGTAAACGAAATGTCAGCAGTTCTTCGTACTAACGCCCATATCGAGGGCCTATTTCGTAAAGCGGGGTCTCAAACTCGCCAAAAGGATATAAAG CGACTCTTAGATGCCGGTGGGTGTGTATCAGAAGGACATCATCCGGTTGATGTGGCGAGTGTACTGAAGCTCTACTTGCGCTGTTTACCAGAGCCACTGATCAGTGCAGAAGTGCAAGACTTACTCCTACGCTGTAGGGTCACAGCTGGTGATGATGCCTTGAAACCGCTCCTGCACACATTGCTGCTGTTACCTGTATTACATGTTCACCTGCTGCATTACATTATGGAG CTGCTCAACTATATTGCATCGCGGCACAAAGAGAACTTGATGGATTCTTCCAACCTGGCGATAGTGATGGCTCCTAGCATTATGCCTTTACCTGCTGCCTCGTCTGCTCAGAGATTGGAGCACCATGTTGCTTTAGTCAAG ataTTTATAGAAAACTCTCAACATATTGGTCTTTTGACTGATGACCTTATGTCACAGTTAGATGATGACACAGAAGCGcatttagcaaaaagaaagaagaGACGAAGTGGGTCCCTTAATC GCATGTTGAGTGGGCTGCGTAAGATGGTGTCCGGAGGAGTGAATACACCAGCTACTGTGTGCGAGAATGGCAAGACTCCTATATTGAGCAAGTCGGCGTCCAAACGAAAATTTGATAGCTATGAGGGACTTTCAGCTAAAACCAA AAAAGAGATAAAGAAGAATCTCCCTCAGAAAGAACTATCATTTACTCCAATGAAAAT GGGCATCACCGAAAGGAAGAGAATAAGGCTGAGTTTAATGGATGCAAGAAGCACCCCAGTAATTAATTCCAATATGAAAAATTCCGAAACAAGTGCCAGCAGTGAAGACCTGCTCACTTCCTCTGAACGTTTGTTCAGTGCTCACGACACTATCGACCTTTCACCAGACCAGAAACCTGACAAAGACTATGTCAGAATATCTAAACAGGAATATGAAGAAATCAAAAGTCGAGTATCCGCCATTGAGAATAGACTGTCTAGAGAATTCACTGATGTCATACCTAGAGTCGAGCCGTTGCAACAAGTACAGAGTGTCTACGAGCAAACTTTGGAGGAAGTAGCGATGCTTAACTGTCCAACGTCAGATCATTTAGCAAGACGTTTAAGTAAGGAATTAAAAATACGACCCAATGAACAGGCAAAGGTAATAAGATCTCCGAGCGCCCGGAAAATCGGCTCTATACGACGCCGATCTAAAGAGAACATTCCAAAAATTACTAGGCATAAGTCATGGAACGCTTCTGTGGCGTCACAAGCTAGTCAAATCGCAGATAGATTTTATCCTTACGTGGGACTGATTCGTCGGGATCGTACCAGTACGGCCAAACCAGACTTAGCTGCACCAAAGACACCAAAGTCTAATGAGAGCAATGCCTCACTATCAGACAAATCGCTCACTGATTCTAGTCAAAAGTATCAGTCGCGTAAACGAATAAGTCTCAACTCTGATTATAATCTAGATAAATCATTTAAGAGAGGTCCAACGCGCAGATCTCTGAATGTTACTATTAATAGCTGGGACGCAACAGCGTCAGACAACTCTACAAATAACACTCTGAATTCAACTGAAAAATCGAATACCTCAATGAATCAATCTGGCGTTTACCAAAACGTTACAACGCGAAATCTCAAAAAATTCACAAAGAGTCCTTCTAATTCACAACAGAAGTGGCGGAGTGCTGCAGCTTTCTTTATGGATAAGACAGGCGAGATGGACAGCACAGGTCTCTCTGGTAGGCCTTCGGTTAATAAACTGAGGAAACAGAATGCAGGTGCAGTTTTGGCCAAGGCCAAACTCTTTGAATCTGGATCTGACAAATCATCAGGACGGAGCGATAAAAACTCGCATTCTGGCTTTGCAAGGAGACCTCGGGTCAATGTTAATCAATTGAATAAGCAGCCGAAGTTAATAGCTCATGTTAGACCAAAAGTGCAATCAAATGTAACTGAAGGCTCTGCTCCTGGTATTCCTATTCGAACTCACCGAAATGTAGATGTTCCTCCAAACGTGCCTCCGAAATCTCACCGCCAATATGGGAGCCAAAGTAAAGATACAGTTGATACTTTTCATTTGAGTAGAAAGACTACAGCCCCTATAAGAAAAGTATCCCCACAACCTTTACCTGTAAAAACTACTCCGTTCATGACCCCTGCCTTGAGGAAGCCTCTCTGTACACCAAGAAGTTTAAGGACACCTACATGTTCTAGCGATCTCAAAAAAGCGAATACCCCACTCAAAGCGATACACATAATATCGCCTCGAAGACGGTCTCCGCGTCAAAAACTGTTGCGAGCGTACACCCAACAAGCAAACTGA
- the LOC134655918 gene encoding F-box only protein 11, which produces MPSASFSSSRSYVRRSRRKGGHRIPLPSRTQSTEPCESVPCPNNVTGSAMAATACAGPSGSGGGGSPPVPAAAPATTAGHHSPYDLRRKSPPAYHEPGPSGTCSLPARKRPRTSLSQGVDVCNVSQYLQYELPDEVLLCILSHLTERDLCRVAQVCKRFNTIANDTELWKSLYQSVFEYDMPLMHTAPCQFEFMTADECDADNPWKESFRQLYYGIHVRPNYRPKKDSRIKHFNTIRAALEYVEERGGSTPTSSSGSSPCAAGATAAATATAGASTAAACACAGAGPCACRRAQQPKPALVFVHQGLYQEECLAIDTDVQLIGCAAGNVAESVVLEREAESTLTFAEGASRAYAGHMTLKFSPDATSTMQHHKHYCLEVSDNCSPTVDHCIIRSASVVGAAVCVSGAGANPVIKHCDISDCENVGLYVTDYAQGAYQDNEISRNALAGIWVKNFANPIMRRNHIHHGRDVGIFTFENGLGYFEANDIHNNRIAGFEVKAGANPTVVHCEIHHGQTGGIYVHESGLGQFIDNKIHSNNFAGVWITSNSNPTIRRNEIYNGHQGGVYIFGEGRGLIEHNNIYGNALAGIQIRTNSDPIVRHNKIHHGQHGGIYVHEKGQGLIEENEVYANTLAGVWITTGSTPVLRRNRIHSGKQVGVYFYDNGHGKLEDNDIFNHLYSGVQIRTGSNPVIRGNKIWGGQNGGVLVYNGGLGLLEQNEIFDNAMAGVWIKTDSNPTLKRNKIFDGRDGGICIFNGGKGVLEENDIFRNAQAGVLISTQSHPVLRRNRIFDGLAAGVEITNNATATLEHNQIFNNRFGGLCLASGVSPLIRGNKIFSNQDAVEKAVGGGQCLYKISSYTSFPMHDFYRCQTCNTTDRNAICVNCIKTCHQGHDVEFIRHDRFFCDCGAGTLSNQCQLQGEPTQDTDTLYDSAAPMESHTLMVN; this is translated from the exons CGGAGCCATGTGAGTCAGTCCCGTGCCCCAACAACGTGACCGGCAGCGCCATGGCTGCCACAGCTTGCGCGGGCCCCAGCGGCAGCGGCGGCGGTGGCTCGCCGCCcgtgcccgccgccgcgcccgccaCCACCGCCGGCCACCACAGTCCGTACGACCTGCGCCGCAAGAGCCCGCCCGCCTACCACGAGCCCGGGCCTTCGGGTACTTGCTCACTGCCGGCCAGGAAGAGGCCTAGGAC atcATTGTCACAAGGCGTGGACGTATGCAACGTATCTCAGTACCTCCAGTATGAATTGCCCGACGAGGTGCTTCTGTGTATCCTGTCGCACCTCACCGAGCGCGATCTGTGCCGCGTGGCGCAGGTCTGCAAGCGGTTCAATACCATCGCCAATGATACTGAGCTATG GAAAAGCCTATACCAATCGGTGTTTGAATACGACATGCCATTGATGCACACCGCGCCGTGCCAGTTCGAGTTCATGACGGCGGACGAGTGCGACGCCGACAACCCCTGGAAGGAGAGCTTCAGGCAGCTGTACTACGGCATTCACGTGCGACCCAACTACCGTCCCAAGAAGGACTCGCGGATCAAGCATTTTAATACTATTAGA GCCGCTCTGGAGTATGTGGAGGAGCGCGGCGGGTCCACGCCGAccagcagcagcggcagctcgcCCTGCGCGGCCGGggcgacggcggcggcgacggcgaCGGCGGGCGCTAGCACCGCCGCGGCGTGCGCGTGCGCGGGCGCCGGGCCGTGCGCGTGCCGCCGCGCGCAGCAGCCCAAGCCCGCGCTCGTGTTCGTGCACCAGGGGCTCTACCAGGAGGAGTGCCTCGCCATCGACACCGACGTGCAGCTCATTG GTTGTGCCGCTGGCAACGTGGCCGAGTCGGTAGTACTGGAACGCGAGGCGGAGTCGACGCTGACGTTCGCAGAGGGCGCCAGCCGCGCGTACGCGGGCCACATGACGCTGAAGTTTTCACCCGACGCTACCAGCACCATGCAGCACCACAAGCACTACTGCCTGGAGGTCTCCGATAACTGCTCTCCCACCGTTGATCATTGCATTATTCGGAGCGCCAGTGTGG TGGGTGCAGCGGTGTGCGTGAGCGGAGCGGGCGCCAACCCGGTGATCAAACACTGCGACATCAGCGACTGCGAAAACGTCGGTCTCTACGTCACGGACTACGCGCAGGGCGCCTACCAGGACAACGAGATCTCGCGCAACGCGCTCGCCGGCATCTGGGTCAAGAACTTCGCCAACCCCATCATGCGCCGCAACCACATACACCACGGTCGCGACGTCGGCATATTCACATTTGAGAATGGATTG GGCTACTTTGAAGCAAATGATATTCACAACAACAGAATCGCCGGTTTCGAAGTGAAAGCCGGCGCCAACCCCACCGTAGTGCACTGCGAGATCCACCACGGCCAGACGGGAGGCATTTACGTGCATGAGTCCGGGCTCGGCCAGTTCATAGACAACAAGATACACTCGAACAACTTCGCGGGCGTGTGGATCACCTCCAACAGCAACCCGACCATTCGTCGCAACGAGATTTATAACGGCCATCAGGGCGGCGTGTATATATTCGGCGAGGGCCGGGGGCTGATTGAGCACAATAATATTTATGGAAATGCTTTGGCTGGAATTCAG ATCCGCACAAACAGCGACCCGATAGTCCGGCACAACAAGATCCACCACGGGCAGCACGGCGGCATCTACGTGCACGAGAAGGGCCAGGGGCTCATCGAGGAGAACGAGGTGTACGCCAACACGCTCGCCGGCGTCTGGATCACCACCGGCTCCACGCCCGTGCTGCGCCGCAACCGCATACACTCCGGCAAACAG GTTGGCGTATATTTCTACGACAACGGCCACGGAAAACTAGAAGATAACGACATTTTCAACCACCTATACTCTGGCGTTCAAATCCGAACCGGCAGCAACCCGGTCATCCGCGGCAACAAGATCTGGGGCGGGCAGAACGGCGGCGTGCTCGTATACAACGGCGGCCTAGGGCTGCTCGAACAGAACGAGATCTTCGATAACGCCATGGCGGGTGTGTGGATTAAGACTGACTCCAACCCGACGCTCAAGAGAAATAAGATTTTTGATGGGCGCGATGGAggaatttgtatttttaatggAGGAAAG GGAGTATTGGAGGAGAACGATATATTTCGCAACGCGCAAGCGGGCGTGCTGATCTCAACTCAGAGCCACCCGGTGCTGCGGCGCAACCGCATCTTCGACGGGCTCGCGGCCGGCGTCGAGATCACCAACAACGCCACCGCCACGCTAGAACACAACCAGATCTTTAACAACAGATTTGGAG GCCTTTGCCTAGCATCTGGCGTGTCGCCATTAATACGAGGCAACAAAATATTTAGCAATCAAGACGCCGTGGAGAAGGCGGTCGGCGGCGGCCAGTGCTTGTATAAGATATCGTCGTACACGTCGTTCCCCATGCACGATTTCTACAG GTGCCAGACTTGCAACACGACAGACCGCAATGCCATTTGTGTCAATTGCATCAAAACGTGCCATCAGGGACATGACGTCGAATTCATACGCCATGACAG ATTTTTCTGCGACTGCGGCGCGGGCACACTGTCGAACCAGTGCCAGCTGCAGGGCGAACCCACGCAGGACACGGACACGCTGTACGACTCCGCCGCACCCATGGAGTCCCACACGCTCATGGTCAACTGA